From a single Larimichthys crocea isolate SSNF chromosome XIII, L_crocea_2.0, whole genome shotgun sequence genomic region:
- the shisa7a gene encoding protein shisa-7, which yields MTPTTNLRVLAVSLLSLLTAPLTTVVETSPSPPPQHINHSGRPSTEQPKTGSSPSHLLLAMQANIKPAALKSRTKTPEKLPETSEGGVLETPPRPLPQVMFPKNVTSAEALAPPLGAAQVAPIPPRLMDVWMDVCRGYYDVMGHFDSAFNCSKDTFVFCCGTCHYRFCCPERSRQLEQDSCKNYDSPDWAKPHTDSMIISEELGPDPDFDPLKQQSHNTGFVIGGVVVFMVAVAVGIKVVFNKVQQEANQRDLNMPRALVDMLRHQSSPVQQDERNNSVALTVGDGTGTLGRAPKNLYAPGLPSKDNRLGNLQHNFIHSSGSSPKHTATIERTPRMNNAQLAAGGTLLSSKHNNTKSQPAFHHSLHNLAQLPPSYESATKPELNRYSSLKRLEKGLDEYSSGYCTTKRRPHTAQPALQSSQHHLHWGGDYTLGGRGTLPRHAMRPWIPPPPSGMPASPTPNPYPLDPPEPQYNPNYDTLSKPPRKVKSTDQLLNMGDVPGNTGTLSRLSKNQQHQYYKAMAASNKNSNTQTLTRKTQDRREERQERQERQERQERQERLLMSPDHLEERMGVGGMGVVDPYAHTGGIVPTLPRQQKAQSQQNVCATPSLDRHHMIKMNSHPTSGREQERSTAMPGHMSGGMGWAGEMPGAGVVMGTGTLGGHNARRMAFAAKRQNTIEQLHFIPGGGGGGSGGSGGGSQGIRTGSKNEVTV from the exons ATGACGCCCACCACCAATCTCAGAGTCCTTGCTGTCTCCCTGCTCTCCCTCCTTACTGCCCCACTCACCACTGTCGTGGAGACCTCTCCGTCCCCCCCTCCTCAGCACATAAACCACTCAGGGAGGCCGTCAACCGAGCAGCCCAAAACTGGCTCCAGCCCCTCTCACCTGCTCCTTGCCATGCAGGCCAATATCAAGCCAGCTGCTCTCAAAAGCAGGACCAAAACCCCAGAGAAACTTCCAGAAACCTCAGAAGGAGGAGTTCTGGAAACGCCTCCGAGACCCCTTCCCCAGGTCATGTTCCCCAAAAATGTGACTTCAGCAGAGGCTCTTGCACCTCCCTTAGGTGCAGCACAGGTGGCGCCCATTCCACCCCGCctgatggatgtatggatggatgtatgTCGGGGTTATTATGACGTAATGGGACACTTTGACAGCGCTTTCAACTGCTCCAAGGACACCTTCGTCTTTTGTTGTGGAACCTGCCACTACCGCTTCTGCTGTCCAGAGCGAAGTCGACAACTGGAGCAGGACAGCTGTAAAAACTATGACTCTCCAGACTGGGCCAAGCCACATACAGACTCCATGATTATATCAGAGGAATTAGGTCCTGACCCAGACTTCGATCCACTCAAGCAGCAAAGCCACAACACGGGCTTCGTCATCGGAGGTGTGGTTGTGTTTATGGTGGCTGTCGCTGTGGGCATCAAGGTGGTCTTCAACAAGGTGCAACAGGAAGCCAACCAAAGGGACCTCAATATGCCCAG AGCTCTGGTTGACATGTTGCGGCACCAATCGAGCCCAGTCCAGCAGGACGAGAGAAACAACAGCGTGGCTCTGACTGTAGGGGATGGAACAGGGACACTGGGGAGAGCTCCAAAAAATCTGTACGCCCCAGGACTGCCAAGCAAGGACAACAGAT TGGGCAATTTGCAACACAATTTCATCCACTCATCAGGCTCCAGTCCCAAACACACCGCAACTATCG AACGCACCCCTCGAATGAACAATGCTCAGCTGGCAGCTGGAGGCACCCTGCTCTCcagtaaacacaacaacaccaaaTCCCAACCTGCCTTTCACCACTCCCTGCACAACCTGGCTCAGCTGCCGCCGTCCTATGAGAGCGCCACCAAGCCTGAGCTTAACAGATACTCCTCGCTCAAACGCCTCG AGAAAGGTCTTGATGAGTACTCGTCTGGTTACTGCACCACCAAGCGCCGGCCTCACACAGCCCAGCCGGCCCTCCAGTCCTCTCAGCATCACCTCCACTGGGGTGGAGACTACACCCTAGGTGGGAGAGGAACCCTCCCGAGGCATGCTATGCGTCCCTGGATCCCGCCGCCTCCTTCTGGCATGCCTGCCTCCCCCACCCCCAATCCTTACCCTCTGGATCCCCCGGAGCCACAATACAACCCCAATTATGACACTCTCTCCAAGCCCCCGAGGAAAGTTAAGTCCACCGACCAGCTGCTCAACATGGGTGACGTCCCTGGCAACACAGGGACCCTGTCCAGGCTGTCCAAGAATCAGCAGCACCAGTACTACAAAGCCATGGCTGCTTCCAATAAGAACTCCAACACGCAGACCCTCACCAGGAAGAcccaggacaggagagaggaaaggcagGAAAGACAGGAAAGGCAGGAAAGGCAGGAAAGGCAGGAAAGGCTGCTCATGTCCCCAGACCATTTGGAGGAGAGGATGGGGGTCGGCGGGATGGGCGTTGTAGATCCATATGCCCACACAGGAGGGATTGTCCCCACGCTGCCTCGCCAGCAGAAGGCCCAGTCACAGCAGAATGTGTGCGCCACTCCCTCCCTCGACCGACACCACATGATTAAGATGAACTCTCACCCCACATCCggaagagagcaagagaggagCACGGCCATGCCTGGGCATATGAGTGGGGGCATGGGCTGGGCGGGGGAGATGCCCGGGGCTGGGGTAGTCATGGGAACGGGAACACTAGGGGGCCACAACGCCAGGAGGATGGCTTTTGCGGCGAAAAGGCAGAACACCATTGAGCAGCTACATTTCATACCGGGAGGGGGCGGTGGGGGGtcaggaggaagtggaggagggagTCAGGGGATCAGGACAGGGAGTAAAAATGAGGTGACAGTGTGA
- the ube2s gene encoding ubiquitin-conjugating enzyme E2 S, with protein sequence MNSNVENLPPHVLRLVYKEVSALAADPPEGIKIYPSEEDITELHTAIEGPEGTPFAGGVFRMRLVLGKDFPAVPPKGYFLTKIFHPNVGHKGEICVNVLKRDWKAELGLRHVLLTIKCLLIHPNPESALNEEAGRLLLEDYAEYESRARLLTEIHAMGGPGGTSGAPQDPNDGPQPKKHAGDPTKRAGPSAAAVPAALGNGANGASTTTSNSNISSSTNNVAGKKKADKKRALRRL encoded by the exons ATG AACTCCAATGTGGAGAATTTGCCTCCTCATGTTCTTCGCTTGGTCTACAAGGAGGTTTCAGCTTTAGCAGCAGACCCGCCTGAGGGTATCAAGATTTATCCCAGCGAGGAAGACATAACTGAACTGCATACAGCCATCGAAGGACCCG AGGGAACTCCGTTTGCTGGTGGCGTTTTCCGAATGCGCCTGGTCCTCGGGAAGGACTTCCCTGCGGTTCCACCCAAGGGGTATTTCCTGACCAAGATTTTTCACCCCAACGTCGGTCACAAGGGAGAGATCTGTGTCAACGTGTTGAAGAGGGACTGGAAGGCAGAGCTCGGCCTCAGACACGTCTTACTT ACGATCAAGTGTCTTCTCATCCATCCGAACCCTGAGTCGGCTCTGAACGAAGAGGCCGGGCGTTTGCTGTTAGAGGACTATGCAGAATATGAGTCCCGAGCTCGTCTGCTCACAGAGATCCACGCCATGGGCGGGCCCGGCGGGACCTCTGGGGCTCCTCAGGACCCTAATGATGGCCCACAGCCGAAGAAGCACGCAGGTGACCCCACGAAGAGAGCGGGGCCTAGTGCGGCAGCTGTGCCAGCAGCTCTGGGTAACGGAGCTAATGGAgccagcaccaccaccagcaaTAGCAACATCAGTAGTAGCACTAATAACGTAGCAGGGAAAAAGAAAGCCGATAAAAAGCGCGCATTGAGGCGACTTTAA